Proteins co-encoded in one Synechococcus elongatus PCC 6301 genomic window:
- a CDS encoding DUF4915 domain-containing protein: protein MIDLRSGDVVHQLRIEGVVKELYDVQVLPQVRRPMAIGFKTDEIRRMIRVQESG, encoded by the coding sequence GTGATTGATTTACGCAGTGGGGATGTGGTGCATCAGCTGCGGATAGAAGGAGTGGTGAAAGAGCTCTATGACGTGCAGGTGTTGCCACAGGTACGCAGACCCATGGCGATTGGCTTCAAGACTGATGAAATTCGGCGGATGATTCGAGTCCAAGAATCGGGCTAA
- a CDS encoding TIGR03032 family protein: protein MSIPSSDRAEQPSLELNASRQFTAWLYEQHLSLTFSTYQAGKLFFIGLQPNGELSVFERTFERCMGLYAQGSSLYLSTLYQLWRFENVLSPGETHNGYDALYIPQLSYVTGDLDLHDIGLREGSFSSSAEQIVGVNTPFSCLSVMSESHSFQPLWQPPFISKLAAEDRCHLNGLAFRDGQPRYVTVVSQSDVADGWREHRLGGGCVIDIDSNEVLLTGLTMPHSPRWYQDKLWLLNSGTGEFGFVDLEQGKFEPVAFCAGYLRGLAFHGDFAIVGLSQARHNKTFSDLPLTETLSQKHGATALWDSGD from the coding sequence ATGAGCATTCCCAGCAGCGATCGCGCTGAGCAACCGAGCTTAGAGCTGAACGCCTCACGACAGTTTACGGCTTGGCTGTATGAGCAACATTTGAGTCTGACCTTCTCGACTTATCAAGCGGGCAAGCTATTTTTCATTGGCCTGCAGCCGAACGGAGAGCTGTCAGTTTTTGAGCGAACCTTTGAGCGCTGCATGGGGCTTTACGCTCAAGGGTCGAGTCTGTATCTGAGTACTCTCTATCAACTCTGGCGCTTCGAGAACGTTCTCAGCCCAGGGGAGACTCATAACGGCTATGACGCGCTCTACATTCCCCAGCTGAGCTATGTCACCGGAGACCTAGACCTCCATGACATTGGTCTACGAGAAGGAAGCTTTAGCAGTAGTGCTGAACAGATCGTGGGAGTCAACACGCCGTTTAGTTGCCTGAGTGTGATGAGTGAGAGCCATAGCTTTCAACCGCTGTGGCAGCCACCGTTTATTAGCAAGCTAGCCGCAGAAGACCGCTGCCATTTGAATGGCCTAGCATTCCGAGATGGACAACCGCGCTACGTGACGGTAGTGAGTCAATCGGATGTGGCCGATGGTTGGCGAGAGCATCGCTTGGGTGGGGGTTGTGTCATTGATATCGACAGCAATGAAGTCCTACTCACAGGACTGACGATGCCCCATTCACCGCGCTGGTATCAAGACAAGCTTTGGCTCTTAAACTCAGGCACTGGAGAGTTTGGCTTTGTTGATCTCGAGCAAGGCAAGTTTGAGCCGGTGGCTTTTTGTGCGGGGTATTTACGGGGCTTAGCCTTTCATGGGGACTTTGCGATTGTTGGTTTATCGCAAGCACGGCACAACAAAACGTTTAGTGATTTGCCGCTGACCGAAACGCTGAGTCAAAAGCACGGCGCAACCGCGCTGTGGGATAGCGGTGATTGA
- a CDS encoding aminotransferase class IV, protein MIGYCNGQWIPTEDLTIAVTDRGFSLGDGLFETLLVWQGKVRLAEQHWQRLTSSAQQLRIPLPPNANIDLLQATVDHNELETGALRVTLTRGCGQRGLQSPEPLQPLLVIVPSLSQPQFQPLRLITAQTVRRCPESILSRFKTLSYLENVLARQEAEQRQADEALLLTPSDRLSEAAAANIFFRLNDDWWTPPLSDGALPGIVRQRLLATGWAKETSIAWSQRNQVEAIALSNSLSFRPVSHWDGRALWTDLEDWRSRFEALQL, encoded by the coding sequence ATGATTGGCTACTGCAACGGTCAGTGGATCCCAACGGAAGATCTGACGATCGCCGTCACCGATCGCGGATTTAGCTTGGGGGATGGCTTGTTTGAAACCTTGCTGGTCTGGCAGGGGAAGGTTCGTCTGGCTGAGCAACATTGGCAGCGCCTGACAAGTAGTGCCCAGCAGTTGCGGATTCCGCTGCCGCCGAATGCAAACATTGACCTGTTGCAAGCAACGGTTGATCACAACGAGCTCGAAACGGGAGCGCTTCGAGTGACTCTGACCCGTGGCTGTGGGCAGCGCGGCCTACAATCGCCGGAACCGCTGCAGCCGCTGCTGGTGATTGTACCGAGCTTGAGTCAGCCTCAATTTCAGCCGTTGCGCTTGATTACGGCTCAAACTGTGCGTCGGTGTCCTGAATCGATTCTGTCGCGCTTCAAAACGCTGAGCTACCTAGAAAATGTCTTGGCACGACAGGAGGCGGAACAGCGGCAAGCCGATGAAGCGCTGTTGTTGACCCCGAGCGATCGCCTCAGCGAAGCAGCAGCAGCCAATATCTTCTTCCGCCTCAACGATGATTGGTGGACTCCACCTCTCAGTGACGGAGCCCTGCCTGGGATTGTGCGCCAGCGCTTGCTCGCAACCGGCTGGGCAAAGGAAACCTCAATCGCTTGGTCACAACGGAATCAGGTTGAAGCAATCGCCCTCAGCAATAGCCTCAGTTTTCGCCCCGTTAGTCACTGGGATGGTCGGGCGCTCTGGACTGATTTAGAGGACTGGCGATCGCGCTTTGAGGCATTGCAGCTCTGA
- the pabB gene encoding aminodeoxychorismate synthase component I: MTAIARRVVQPLVREIAWCDPQQAFAPFAQDPHAVLLDLGEPATPESRYAYLCLSPYATQRGDRLVTEADPFQALATSLATVDWQTNSDSDLPPFQSGICGFLSYECGAWLERLPTPKPVEPRLPLWSLSLYDLVVACDRQQRRTWIFSSGLPLQDPRDRQQRAEQRLQWVCDRLQSALPSQSPDWQPQADWQALQTEADFCQAVDQVKCHIRAGDIFQANLTTAFRASQPKDLSPWQLYRRLYQLSPEPFSAYFAGGDFQLLSVSPERFLRLDRDGWVETRPIKGTRPRSADPAHDRQLATELQASEKDRAENVMIVDLLRNDLGRVRRPRSIQVPQLCQLESYEHVHHLTSQVIGQLRSGLTAVDLLRATFPGGSITGAPKIRSMEIIHELEPIPRQAYCGSLFWLGFDGSLDASILIRTLQISQGQVLAQAGCGIVADSDPLDECAEMQVKVQPLLRSLQPS, from the coding sequence ATGACCGCGATCGCCCGTCGAGTCGTGCAACCCTTGGTGCGGGAAATTGCTTGGTGCGATCCGCAGCAGGCCTTTGCGCCCTTCGCTCAAGATCCCCATGCAGTCCTGCTCGATCTGGGGGAGCCAGCAACGCCCGAAAGCCGTTACGCCTACCTCTGTCTGTCGCCCTATGCCACCCAGCGAGGCGATCGCTTGGTAACTGAGGCTGATCCTTTCCAGGCTTTGGCAACGTCACTGGCCACAGTAGATTGGCAGACGAATTCTGACTCTGACCTGCCTCCATTTCAGAGCGGTATCTGCGGATTTCTGTCCTATGAATGTGGGGCTTGGCTGGAGCGGCTCCCGACACCGAAACCGGTTGAACCTCGACTGCCGCTCTGGTCGTTGAGCCTCTATGACTTGGTGGTTGCCTGCGATCGCCAGCAACGGCGCACCTGGATTTTCTCCTCGGGATTGCCGCTGCAGGATCCGCGCGATCGCCAGCAACGGGCGGAACAACGACTGCAATGGGTCTGCGATCGCCTGCAGTCAGCTCTACCTTCACAGTCTCCTGATTGGCAGCCTCAGGCTGATTGGCAAGCCCTGCAAACTGAAGCTGACTTTTGTCAGGCTGTGGATCAGGTCAAATGCCACATTCGCGCTGGCGATATTTTTCAGGCCAACTTAACCACGGCTTTTCGCGCCAGTCAGCCAAAGGATCTGAGCCCTTGGCAACTCTATCGACGGCTCTATCAGCTCAGCCCCGAACCTTTTTCGGCCTACTTCGCAGGGGGCGATTTTCAGTTGCTCTCGGTGTCGCCGGAGCGTTTTCTGCGCCTCGACCGCGATGGCTGGGTAGAAACGCGCCCGATTAAGGGAACTCGTCCTCGTAGTGCCGATCCGGCTCACGATCGCCAGTTAGCGACGGAGTTGCAGGCCAGTGAGAAGGATCGGGCAGAAAACGTAATGATCGTCGACCTCCTGCGCAACGACTTGGGTCGCGTTCGTCGTCCCCGCTCGATTCAGGTGCCCCAACTCTGCCAATTGGAAAGCTACGAGCACGTCCATCACCTCACCTCGCAGGTGATTGGTCAACTGCGATCGGGCTTGACGGCGGTGGATTTACTGCGGGCAACGTTCCCGGGCGGATCGATTACGGGAGCGCCTAAAATCCGCTCGATGGAAATTATTCACGAGCTTGAACCGATTCCCCGCCAAGCCTACTGTGGCAGTCTCTTTTGGCTGGGCTTTGACGGCAGCTTAGATGCCAGCATTTTGATTCGGACGCTGCAAATCAGCCAAGGCCAAGTCCTTGCTCAAGCCGGTTGCGGCATCGTCGCTGACTCCGATCCGCTAGACGAATGCGCTGAGATGCAGGTCAAGGTGCAACCCCTGTTGCGATCGCTCCAGCCCTCATGA
- the queC gene encoding 7-cyano-7-deazaguanine synthase QueC yields MAKAVVLLSGGLDSATAAAQAIADGYEAIALSFRYGQRHVRELEAARSVAAALGINQHFFVDVNIAQWGGSSLTDAAEPLPGSGVVAGEIPSTYVPGRNTVFIALALSLAEAQQASAIYLGINAVDYSGYPDCRPDYLAAFQQLASLSSKVGVEGQAPQLVAPLIHDHKVDIVRRAVVLGVPIPATWSCYAGGAEACGRCDSCRIRDRALIEAGYPEWATAIGRSLVSLQP; encoded by the coding sequence ATGGCCAAGGCTGTAGTGTTGCTGTCCGGTGGGCTAGATTCTGCCACCGCTGCGGCTCAGGCGATCGCTGATGGCTATGAAGCGATCGCCCTCTCGTTTCGCTATGGTCAGCGCCATGTGCGGGAATTGGAAGCGGCGCGATCGGTGGCGGCTGCTCTAGGGATCAATCAGCACTTTTTTGTCGATGTCAACATTGCCCAGTGGGGCGGCTCTTCCCTGACGGATGCGGCGGAACCCCTGCCAGGGTCCGGGGTCGTCGCCGGTGAGATTCCGTCAACCTACGTGCCGGGGCGCAATACGGTCTTCATTGCCTTAGCACTCTCGCTCGCAGAAGCGCAGCAGGCCAGCGCTATCTATCTCGGCATCAATGCGGTGGATTACAGTGGCTATCCCGACTGTCGTCCCGACTATTTGGCTGCTTTTCAGCAACTGGCGAGTCTCTCCTCCAAAGTGGGCGTCGAAGGTCAAGCCCCGCAACTGGTTGCGCCGTTGATTCACGATCACAAAGTCGATATCGTGCGGCGGGCCGTGGTGCTGGGCGTGCCGATTCCAGCCACTTGGTCTTGCTACGCCGGTGGTGCAGAAGCCTGTGGCCGTTGTGATTCCTGCCGGATTCGCGATCGCGCCTTGATTGAAGCCGGCTATCCCGAATGGGCTACCGCGATCGGGCGATCGCTCGTTAGCCTCCAACCATGA
- a CDS encoding 7-carboxy-7-deazaguanine synthase QueE, which produces MSALTSIAAATLPIVETFHSVQGEGAWMGCSAFFIRLAGCDVGCPWCDTKQSWPRDRHPEVAIADLVEAAVAAQPQFVVITGGEPLLHDLTELTNALRSQGLRCHLETSGSASPSGSFDWVTLSPKPFKAVVAANYNWANELKVVIQTDADFDFAEQEAIAVPETTLKLLQPEWNSPESCDRVVNYVRQHPRWRVSLQTHKFLGVR; this is translated from the coding sequence ATGTCCGCTCTGACCTCGATCGCCGCTGCCACACTCCCGATCGTCGAGACCTTCCATTCGGTGCAAGGGGAAGGCGCTTGGATGGGCTGTAGTGCTTTTTTCATTAGACTCGCGGGCTGTGATGTCGGCTGCCCTTGGTGTGATACCAAGCAGTCTTGGCCGCGCGATCGCCATCCCGAAGTTGCGATCGCCGATCTAGTGGAAGCCGCAGTTGCTGCTCAGCCCCAATTTGTCGTGATCACCGGCGGGGAACCGCTGTTGCATGATCTGACAGAGCTGACGAATGCTCTGCGATCGCAGGGTCTACGTTGCCACTTGGAAACTTCTGGCAGTGCTTCTCCCAGTGGCTCTTTCGACTGGGTGACACTCTCGCCCAAGCCTTTCAAAGCGGTGGTGGCGGCGAATTACAACTGGGCGAATGAACTGAAAGTCGTGATTCAGACAGATGCCGACTTCGATTTTGCTGAGCAAGAGGCGATCGCGGTGCCGGAGACGACCCTGAAACTCCTGCAGCCCGAGTGGAATAGCCCCGAAAGTTGCGATCGCGTCGTCAATTACGTGCGGCAACATCCCCGCTGGCGCGTCAGTTTGCAGACGCACAAGTTTCTAGGAGTGCGCTGA
- a CDS encoding chlorophyll a/b-binding protein, giving the protein MSGNSAKRDNLPEPDPAFGWSAYAERINGRFAMVGFVALLLLEFFTHQDLITWLGLRP; this is encoded by the coding sequence ATGTCTGGCAATTCGGCCAAACGCGACAATCTGCCCGAACCTGATCCGGCCTTCGGCTGGAGCGCCTATGCCGAGCGGATCAATGGCCGCTTTGCCATGGTTGGCTTTGTAGCTCTACTGCTGCTGGAATTTTTTACCCACCAAGACCTGATCACTTGGCTGGGTCTGCGCCCCTAA
- a CDS encoding class I SAM-dependent methyltransferase, translating to MAVVGPWLTAEQRSKLDGSDDALFYEQPRFVTHVDDAFLKRLTQLYRERLQPNSQVLDLMSSWVSHLPEEMLFATVVGHGLNAQELDRNPRCDRWFVQNLNQQSALPELDSSFDAVLIAVSVQYLQQPEQVLAEVRRVLRPGGQLIISFSNRLFYSKAIAAWRDGSDAQRLALVQHYIRRRLDLVNRK from the coding sequence ATGGCTGTTGTTGGACCTTGGCTGACAGCCGAACAGCGCAGCAAACTCGATGGCAGTGATGATGCCCTGTTCTACGAACAGCCGCGCTTTGTCACCCACGTGGATGACGCCTTCCTGAAGCGCTTAACGCAGCTCTATCGCGAACGCCTGCAGCCCAACAGTCAGGTGCTGGATCTGATGAGTAGTTGGGTCTCGCATCTGCCGGAGGAAATGCTCTTCGCGACGGTGGTTGGCCACGGTCTCAATGCCCAGGAACTCGACCGCAATCCCCGCTGCGATCGCTGGTTTGTTCAGAACCTCAATCAACAGTCCGCACTCCCCGAGCTGGACAGTAGCTTTGATGCTGTCTTGATCGCAGTCTCAGTGCAGTATCTGCAGCAGCCCGAACAGGTGTTGGCAGAGGTAAGACGTGTCCTCCGTCCGGGCGGGCAGCTAATTATCAGCTTCTCCAATCGCCTCTTCTACTCCAAAGCGATCGCGGCTTGGCGCGACGGCAGTGATGCCCAGCGTTTGGCTTTGGTGCAGCACTACATTCGCAGACGGCTGGATTTAGTGAACCGGAAGTGA
- the psb32 gene encoding photosystem II repair protein Psb32 — protein MTSLWVRCARLLKLCFCTAIAIAGLVLPMAPAWATGAVDLPLVPAGSNTWIVDEAQSLSRINESQLTGELQPLSQKTGIEVRFVTLRRLDYGETIDSFVDQLFKRWYPDAEAQANQVLIALDTITNTIGIRVGEVAAERLTPAIATSVIDETMQVPLRQGNKYNQAILDASDRLVAVLSGEPDPGPPVVIDTTRVEGTFASAEETEESRGNSTVVVIVSLVLATVIPMATYYWYVR, from the coding sequence ATGACTTCACTTTGGGTTCGCTGCGCAAGGCTTCTCAAGCTGTGCTTCTGTACTGCGATTGCGATCGCAGGTTTGGTTCTACCCATGGCACCGGCATGGGCAACGGGTGCGGTGGACTTACCCTTGGTCCCTGCGGGTAGCAACACTTGGATTGTCGATGAAGCCCAGTCCTTGAGCCGAATCAATGAAAGTCAGCTGACGGGTGAACTGCAGCCACTGTCCCAGAAAACTGGGATCGAGGTGCGATTTGTGACCCTGCGTCGCTTGGACTACGGCGAAACGATCGATAGCTTTGTCGACCAACTTTTCAAACGTTGGTATCCCGATGCGGAAGCCCAGGCCAATCAGGTGCTGATCGCCCTCGATACGATTACCAACACGATTGGCATCCGGGTCGGTGAGGTGGCGGCTGAACGGCTCACCCCTGCGATTGCCACCAGCGTGATCGACGAAACGATGCAGGTACCGCTGCGTCAGGGCAATAAGTACAATCAGGCAATTCTAGATGCCAGCGATCGCCTCGTGGCAGTGCTTTCCGGCGAACCGGATCCGGGCCCGCCCGTCGTGATTGACACCACCCGGGTTGAAGGCACCTTCGCGAGTGCTGAAGAAACGGAAGAAAGCCGTGGCAACTCAACGGTTGTGGTGATCGTATCGCTGGTGCTGGCGACTGTGATTCCGATGGCGACTTACTACTGGTACGTCCGCTAA
- a CDS encoding DUF1622 domain-containing protein → MPELAPFEYGLAVLAMGIRLCLESLSVLCVVAGLLSTLRLSGLLRRQFWRNEPPFTRIRLTFGGWLSLALEFQLGADIVATTTSPSTRSLLQLGAVALIRTFLNFFLAREMEMEQRLEQQTQGAQAESTH, encoded by the coding sequence ATGCCCGAGCTTGCCCCTTTTGAATATGGCCTTGCTGTCTTGGCAATGGGCATTCGCCTCTGCCTCGAGAGCCTGTCTGTGCTTTGTGTGGTGGCTGGACTGCTGTCAACGCTCCGGCTTAGCGGTCTGCTCCGCAGACAGTTTTGGCGTAATGAACCCCCATTCACCAGGATTCGCCTGACTTTTGGCGGCTGGCTTTCCTTGGCCTTGGAGTTTCAACTCGGCGCCGATATTGTGGCGACCACCACATCGCCCAGCACACGATCGCTGCTTCAACTGGGGGCGGTAGCACTGATCCGAACCTTTCTCAATTTTTTTCTGGCACGGGAAATGGAGATGGAGCAGAGGCTAGAACAGCAAACTCAAGGCGCGCAGGCTGAGTCGACCCACTAA
- the mfd gene encoding transcription-repair coupling factor, with product MTFSALIRTLARSPLSQDLLTKLEKQSGLRLIGAGRLAQGLVTSALVQAQSRSLLVICATLEEAGRWAAQLEGMGWPTLHFYPTSESSPYEAFDPESELVWGQLQVLADLLEQSQPVAIVATERSLQPHLPPVEALRPFCQTLQRGQEVNLGELADRFAQFGYERVDTVETEGQWSRRGDIIDLFPVSAELPVRLELFGDELERLREFDPATQRSLDEIEVLRLTPTSYASVIAAALADRSLDDWLTEAEQEAWQEGQPPEGMRRFLGVAFERSASLLDYLPAGTVIAIDEPLQCRAHSDRWIEHVQDHWQEQAQVWPAIHRDFQAAWEEIRCFQRIELSQLNSSSDSELPVLDLAARSLPVLPHQFGKLADFIRTERDRHSIWLVSAQPSRMVALLQEHDCPSQFIPNPRDYPAIDRLSEKRVPIALKHSGLAELEGFSLPTFRLTLITDRECFGQHVLASPTYVRKRRRAASKQVDRDRLKPGDYVVHRSHGIGRFVKLESLSLSGEMREYLVLQYADGLLRVAADQMGSLSRYRGMGGERPELSSMTSKAWEKTKAKARKAVRKVAVDLLKLYAQRSQQEGHAYPPDQPWQQELEESFPYQPTADQLKAVEAVKRDMESPQPMDRLVCGDVGFGKTEVAVRAIFKAVTAGKQVALLAPTTILTQQHYHTLKERFAPYPIQIGLLNRFRTASERQNIQQRLATGELDVVVGTQQLLSKGTQFRDLGLLVVDEEQRFGVNQKEKIKALKTQVDVLTLSATPIPRTLYMALSGVREMSLITTPPPSRRPIKTHLMPYDLEAVRTAISQEIDRGGQVFYVVPRVEGIEAIATRLQEMLPSLRIAVAHGQMPEGELEATMLAFNNNEADVMICTTIIESGLDIPRVNTILIEDAQRFGLSQLYQLRGRVGRAGIQAHAWLFYPGETVLSDQARQRLRAIQEFTQLGSGYQLAMRDLEIRGVGNLLGVEQSGQMEAIGFDLYMEMLQESLQEIRGQDIPQVDDTQIDLSLTAFIPADYIPDIDAKMSAYRAVASAQTPADLLQIAADWSDRYGSLPASAQQLLRVMELKQVAKSLGFARTRTESKQHVILETPMEAPAWKRLHEKLPSNLQGRFVYAAGRVTVRGLGLQSADQQVENLITWLTPLQGSLSEVAIAA from the coding sequence ATGACTTTTTCAGCACTGATTCGCACCTTGGCGCGATCGCCCCTCAGCCAAGACCTGCTGACGAAGTTAGAGAAGCAATCGGGCCTGCGGCTGATTGGAGCCGGTCGCTTAGCGCAGGGGTTGGTGACCTCAGCCCTTGTCCAAGCCCAGTCGCGATCGCTACTGGTGATTTGCGCCACCCTCGAAGAAGCCGGTCGCTGGGCTGCGCAGCTGGAAGGCATGGGCTGGCCGACGCTGCATTTTTACCCGACCTCAGAATCCTCGCCCTACGAAGCCTTTGATCCCGAATCAGAGCTGGTTTGGGGGCAGTTGCAAGTCCTTGCCGATCTGCTGGAACAGAGTCAGCCAGTAGCGATCGTGGCGACCGAGCGATCGCTACAACCCCATTTGCCGCCTGTCGAAGCCTTGCGCCCCTTTTGCCAAACCCTGCAGCGCGGACAGGAGGTCAACCTCGGTGAGCTGGCCGATCGCTTCGCGCAGTTTGGCTACGAGCGCGTCGATACCGTTGAGACGGAGGGGCAGTGGAGTCGGCGCGGCGACATTATCGACCTTTTCCCCGTCTCGGCCGAGCTGCCGGTGCGGCTGGAATTATTTGGCGATGAGCTGGAGCGACTACGGGAGTTTGATCCCGCAACCCAGCGATCGCTCGATGAAATTGAGGTCCTACGCTTAACCCCCACCAGCTACGCCTCAGTCATCGCAGCGGCGCTCGCCGATCGCTCCCTCGATGACTGGCTGACGGAAGCGGAACAGGAAGCCTGGCAGGAAGGGCAGCCACCGGAAGGAATGCGCCGCTTTTTGGGCGTAGCCTTTGAGCGATCGGCTTCCCTGCTGGACTATTTACCAGCGGGCACCGTGATCGCGATCGATGAACCGTTGCAGTGTCGCGCCCACAGCGATCGCTGGATTGAGCACGTTCAGGATCACTGGCAGGAACAAGCACAGGTTTGGCCCGCCATCCACCGCGACTTTCAAGCTGCTTGGGAAGAAATCCGTTGCTTCCAGCGCATTGAACTTTCACAACTCAATAGCAGCAGTGACAGCGAGTTGCCGGTACTGGATTTAGCGGCGCGATCGCTCCCCGTTCTGCCCCACCAATTTGGCAAGCTGGCGGACTTCATTCGGACTGAACGCGATCGTCACAGCATTTGGCTCGTCTCAGCTCAACCCTCGCGGATGGTGGCGCTGCTGCAGGAGCACGACTGTCCGTCGCAATTTATTCCAAATCCCCGCGACTATCCCGCGATCGATCGCCTCAGTGAAAAGCGTGTCCCGATCGCCCTCAAGCATTCGGGGTTAGCGGAGCTAGAAGGTTTCAGTCTGCCGACGTTTCGGCTGACCTTAATCACCGATCGCGAGTGCTTTGGTCAGCACGTCCTCGCCTCACCAACCTACGTGCGCAAGCGGCGGCGGGCGGCCTCCAAACAAGTCGATCGCGATCGCCTCAAACCCGGCGACTACGTGGTGCATCGCAGTCACGGCATTGGGCGCTTCGTCAAACTAGAAAGCCTCAGCCTCAGTGGCGAAATGCGCGAGTATCTGGTACTGCAGTATGCCGATGGCCTGCTGCGGGTGGCTGCCGATCAGATGGGTAGCCTCAGTCGCTATCGCGGTATGGGCGGTGAACGTCCCGAGCTGAGCAGCATGACTAGCAAGGCTTGGGAGAAAACCAAGGCCAAGGCCCGCAAAGCCGTCCGTAAGGTCGCCGTCGATCTGCTCAAGCTCTACGCCCAGCGATCGCAGCAAGAGGGCCACGCCTACCCACCGGATCAGCCTTGGCAGCAGGAGCTGGAAGAGTCCTTTCCCTACCAACCCACCGCCGATCAACTCAAGGCTGTCGAAGCAGTTAAGCGCGATATGGAAAGTCCGCAACCCATGGATCGCTTGGTCTGCGGCGACGTTGGTTTTGGCAAAACAGAGGTGGCCGTTCGCGCCATCTTCAAGGCGGTGACGGCGGGTAAACAGGTTGCTCTATTGGCCCCAACCACGATTCTGACCCAGCAGCATTACCACACCCTCAAGGAACGCTTCGCACCCTACCCGATTCAGATCGGTTTGCTCAACCGATTTCGGACGGCCAGTGAGCGCCAAAACATTCAGCAACGGCTGGCGACTGGCGAACTGGATGTGGTGGTTGGTACCCAACAGCTACTGAGCAAAGGTACGCAATTCCGTGATCTCGGCTTGCTAGTCGTCGATGAAGAGCAGCGCTTTGGGGTCAACCAGAAGGAAAAAATCAAGGCGCTCAAAACCCAAGTCGATGTCCTAACCCTGAGTGCCACACCGATTCCCCGCACTTTGTATATGGCGCTTTCCGGCGTGCGGGAAATGAGTTTGATCACCACGCCGCCGCCTTCCCGTCGCCCAATTAAGACGCACCTGATGCCCTACGACTTGGAGGCAGTGCGAACAGCGATTTCGCAAGAAATTGATCGCGGTGGCCAGGTCTTTTATGTCGTGCCTCGCGTGGAGGGGATTGAAGCGATCGCGACGCGGTTGCAGGAAATGCTGCCGAGCTTACGCATTGCTGTCGCCCACGGTCAGATGCCGGAAGGCGAACTAGAGGCAACCATGCTGGCCTTCAACAACAACGAAGCTGATGTGATGATCTGCACCACAATCATCGAGTCCGGCTTGGATATTCCCCGCGTCAACACAATCTTGATTGAGGACGCCCAGCGCTTTGGCCTGTCGCAGCTCTATCAGTTGCGGGGGCGTGTCGGGCGGGCTGGGATCCAAGCCCATGCGTGGTTGTTCTACCCTGGCGAGACGGTGCTGTCCGATCAGGCACGGCAGCGACTGCGAGCGATTCAGGAGTTCACGCAACTCGGTTCCGGCTATCAACTTGCCATGCGCGACTTGGAAATTCGGGGCGTCGGTAATCTGCTCGGCGTGGAACAGTCGGGACAGATGGAAGCGATCGGCTTTGACCTCTATATGGAGATGCTGCAGGAATCCCTCCAAGAAATTCGCGGTCAGGATATTCCCCAGGTCGATGACACCCAGATCGACCTCAGCCTGACGGCCTTCATTCCGGCTGATTACATCCCCGACATCGATGCCAAGATGAGCGCCTATCGCGCTGTGGCTTCGGCGCAAACACCGGCAGATCTGCTGCAAATTGCTGCGGATTGGAGCGATCGCTACGGCTCACTGCCCGCCTCAGCGCAGCAACTGCTGCGGGTGATGGAACTTAAACAAGTCGCTAAATCCCTTGGCTTTGCGCGCACTCGAACCGAGTCGAAACAGCACGTCATTCTGGAGACGCCGATGGAAGCCCCCGCTTGGAAGCGGCTTCACGAAAAGCTTCCTAGCAATCTGCAAGGGCGATTTGTCTATGCGGCTGGGCGAGTGACGGTACGAGGTTTGGGACTGCAGAGCGCCGATCAACAGGTGGAAAATTTGATCACCTGGCTGACTCCTCTCCAAGGAAGCTTGTCAGAAGTCGCGATCGCAGCCTAA